In Nymphalis io chromosome 13, ilAglIoxx1.1, whole genome shotgun sequence, one genomic interval encodes:
- the LOC126772776 gene encoding uncharacterized protein LOC126772776 isoform X2 translates to MRIKTYTDFRPNGPPPRLGLKAASPGVTDEDCNSNTSLAGSQHSTHDDLDAHCDNSGYLWLLDYNPMFRDGSCHHISVLSSVSASYKGISDLTSRFEFTSRYKDIARDLDANLAEADMESFKTEDIHALLMTTELPHDAIIDDIAHDSNPQGEMFASISSSLLEKFQFDSSISVGSSFQGEESVGSINTMSICKSELLFSPVKEGAHGVHFSVDSLDCELPTEQDLILTCQANKDNYTIAFEGSLTIYSEDSECAEPAVNQKHDKLVKGDLNITLDSDERTRRNLELLERCKKLTNKLTTSMAKSDLGLTTWSKLKKQTSQSPLKRHPSGNNNEDSNEPIDTTNEMSNSVIKSQSLPNLYRRKLLSSSINSAALSNSTVDSFSANQRLIGTSTCMKVYDVSQNRSHCSQHSEPMSTSSTENQTSSDKSQTKQQSFNLVKLFMKQKSISNEGIVGMDQLDRSECWPSSSGGESGESMGEQKLGTLKTIPSERPQVELPLEAFEETSSLVYEEIRSSNPYNRVYDEVLIEEEEIEASKLSENESHLYAVVNKPQIRRTNVNINVSNSPSKLRTNRKSCSSQSSATSVSISSCSESDGTQITRMNRVLQRESCDTKATSTHLEPDTSDKCMQTSNLQVSGMSRDREIFNVIEPSFLEKLKEGDCEKPVFVLYPNYTLPDISFLNGRPNIYLNPVKVNLSSKSNESKRNRIQGKGKRPFSCNDVEMLKKKGLGHIKDWDSLNFLLPIECRQLLSEVPELMQHMKETTSKCDKFCNTRSKQKNRPTSCDCNNLTGHPTAVSSSSSTATQPSSGYRGSSTMLTDSSAQNSPAPTGNFNPLFVYRYDSATSSEASCANNEGLRINPTLPKRSLSIADQNRILKQGEFAPPRPPLPKSILRKSADKTRKSSPHTKRYSMFELDEFIQDPVVCATAAVEQKSKRRSLQEPYYLQNQPNFDYRKNNDLAAKRLSQQFLDAADKDADYNEYYQDEGVGTESSLESGKSNEIKFHRPHTPPLPKPRTKKMEYIDFPPPGALISSADLQQLEEFLKQSGINCQNMDEWDQNQVQKVRSQVTKFLQMKRSQEENQRSTDSSTSSCNSKKSVSFAQKPDAKAEGQLSQTKVVDELKVATLTTPPNSPNISAMVAQRHYQGKNLAEIPICEEGEVSPDEFLSPTNEGRQKYDLIDVSQKRALVSNVTDAVEMLIQHFSSATDQAELAFLGDSKQSPACAKIALNALCPALYAIFRDGLKENIETSFGAVNNSVWQMVEATARQGPITKSLNELVLRINCEDAVTEGLVKFNAFILGLLNAQSVDAWVSYVRTRESILSKHYDPDSLILAGCVGESRCRALLDTLLASLEPLKLLPFNLDLMFEMRELHRSFKKIESDMRAASRPTSINTPPLTLNQKNLLKLVRSMQSSAISSDDCQTSVIMRHKEPKNKEPSTPDLLNDSANVKTTVEKNRPRSCVNPTTIGYDICPSNSRIDLENNRRWSGVHLGSKLMQAFDRLVFDDSDDYTDSLENNKPSTKSTGNEMKLDTSGEENWRPSSANSSASGQTGTGSNNSGGKFRRLQLKWEMLSNAESPVTPSGETSPATARGSKIPRPVSSPVRPQAPAIQSPAKNTHRGIPVPVRKSSSPTTATPRTTNTGRTNTANKKPPQPANRVIPEKSTRKPAEKTRVSNVAVKNTIGAKKSLASRVDGACAGGAPRPASLPYGRAAPPAAPRRAASSSAARARTQPAHPAHPAHQQKHKYVRTLWHRLPSDSGHLAFNEGERLRLILEVDDQHLLCCRGDQKGLVPRDAVILEDF, encoded by the exons GGCCACCGCCACGGCTGGGGCTGAAGGCGGCCAGCCCCGGCGTCACAGACGAGGACTGCAACAGCAACACCAGTCTCGCAGGAAGTCAGCACTCGACGCACGATGATCTCGATGCGCATTGCGATAACTCTGGATATCTATGGCTCCTCGATTATAA TCCGATGTTTCGAGACGGCTCGTGCCACCATATCTCAGTACTGTCCTCCGTATCCGCTTCCTATAAGGGCATAAGCGATCTAACATCCCGCTTCGAGTTTACATCCCGCTACAAAGACATCGCGCGGGACCTCGACGCGAACCTCGCTGAAGCCGACATGGAGAGCTTCAAAACAGAAGACATCCACGCTCTTCTTATGACAACCGAATTACCCCATGACGCGATCATAGACGATATAGCACACGAC AGTAATCCTCAAGGCGAGATGTTTGCGAGTATTTCGAGTTCACTGTTGGAAAAATTTCAGTTCGACAGTTCTATCAGTGTCGGCAGTAGTTTCCAG GGTGAAGAATCCGTCGGTTCTATCAATACAATGTCGATATGTAAATCGGAGCTATTATTCTCTCCGGTAAAAGAAGGTGCGCATGGTGTTCACTTCAGTGTGGATAGCCTCGACTGTGAACTGCCAACTGAGCAGGACCTCATTCTCACGTGTCAGGCTAACAAGGATAACTATACCATAGCCTTTGAGGGCAGTCTCACCATTTACTCTGAGGACAGTGAGTGTGCTGAACCCGCCGTCAATCAAAAACatg ACAAACTGGTTAAAGGAgacttaaatataacattagatAGTGATGAACGAACGCGCAGGAATTTAGAATTATTAGAAAgatgtaaaaaattaacaaataagcTAACAACGTCTATGGCTAAAAGTGATTTAGGTTTAACTACTTGGAGTAAACTTAAGAAGCAAACCAGTCAATCGCCTTTAAAGAG ACATCCATCCGGTAATAATAATGAAGATTCAAATGAACCGATTGACACCACAAACGAAATGAGCAATTCCGTTATTAAAAGTCAAAGCTTACCAAATTTATATAGAAGAAAATTATTAAGCAGTTCCATAAACTCTGCAGCATTAAGCAATTCAACG gtCGACTCTTTTTCAGCCAATCAAAGGCTAATTGGAACGTCAACTTGTATGAAAGTATACGATGTCTCACAAAATCGGTCACATTGCAGCCAACATTCAGAACCAATGAGCACATCTTCAACTGAAAATCAAACGTCTTCCGACAAAAGTCAAACAAAACAGCAGTCTTTTAACTTGGTGAAATtgtttatgaaacaaaaaagcATTAGcaatgaaggtattgtagggaTGGATCAACTTGACAGATCAGAATGTTGGCCATCTAGTTCAGGCGGGGAGAGTGGTGAATCAATGGGCGAACAGAAACTTGGAACATTAAAAACTATTCCTTCTGAAAGACCTCAAGTTGAACTACCACTTGAAGCATTCGAAGAAACGTCTTCGTTGGTCTATGAAGAAATTAGGTCGTCAAATCCTTATAATAGAGTATATGATGAAGTATTAATTGAAGAGGAAGAGATAGAAGCATCTAAATTAAGTGAAAACGAATCTCATCTTTATGCCGTAGTGAATAAGCCGCAAATAAGAAGAACTAATGTTAACATTAACGTTTCAAACAGCCCCTCGAAACTAAGAACTAATAGAAAGTCATGTTCCTCTCAATCTTCAGCCACTAGTGTAAGTATCTCTAGTTGTTCTGAATCAGATGGAACACAAATCACAAGAATGAATCGTGTACTACAACGAGAATCCTGTGATACTAAAGCTACCTCAACCCATCTTGAACCCGATACATCAGACAAATGCATGCAAACATCAAATTTGCAGGTTTCAGGCATGTCACGCGATcgtgaaatatttaatgttatagaaCCTTCGTTtcttgaaaaattaaaagaaggAGATTGTGAAAAACCAGTCTTTGTTCTATATCCCAATTACACACTACCGGATATAAGCTTTTTGAATGGTAGaccaaatatttatctaaacccagtaaaagtaaatttatcttCTAAATCAAATGAGAGTAAAAGAAACAGAATACAAGGAAAAGGTAAACGCCCGTTTTCATGTAATGATGTTGAGATGCTAAAGAAAAAAGGTCTCGGGCATATAAAAGATTGGGACTCATTAAACTTTTTACTACCGATAGAATGTAGGCAACTGTTGTCTGAAGTGCCTGAACTAATGCAACATATGAAAGAGACAACGTCTAAATGTGATAAATTTTGCAATACACGTTCGAAACAGAAGAATCGGCCAACGAGTTGTGATTGCAATAATTTAACCGGACATCCTACTGCAGTCTCATCTAGTTCGAGTACTGCTACTCAGCCGTCATCAGGATATAGAGGATCATCAACGATGTTAACAGATTCTTCAGCCCAAAATAGTCCCGCTCCAACAGGAAACTTTAACCCATTATTTGTGTATCGTTATGACAGCGCCACGAGTTCTGAAGCTAGCTGCGCCAACAATGAAGGCTTGCGCATAAATCCTACTTTACCAAAACGTTCTTTATCTATAGCGGATCAAAACAGAATATTAAAACAAGGAGAATTTGCTCCTCCGAGACCACCTTTGCCAAAAAGTATATTACGCAAATCTGCTGACAAAACTCGAAAATCTAGTCCGCATACAAAACGATACAGTATGTTCGAATTAGATGAGTTCATACAAGATCCAGTTGTTTGTGCTACAGCTGCGGTAGAACAAAAGAGTAAGAGAAGATCCCTACAAGAACCTTATTATCTACAAAATCAACCGAATTTcgattatagaaaaaataatgatttggCTGCTAAAAGGCTGTCTCAACAATTTCTTGATGCGGCTGATAAAGATGCagattataatgaatattatcaaGACGAGGGAGTTGGAACAGAGAGTAGTCTTGAATCAGGAAAATCTAACGAAATTAAATTCCACCGACCGCACACGCCCCCACTGCCAAAACCAAGGACAAAGAAAATGGAATATATTGATTTTCCACCACCCGGCGCACTCATAAGCAGCGCTGATTTACAACAATTAGAAGAGTTTCTTAAGCAAAGTGGCATTAACTGCCAAAACATGGATGAATGGGATCAAAATCAAGTTCAAAAGGTAAGAAGTCAGGTTACGAAGTTTCTTCAAATGAAACGTTCCCAGGAAGAGAACCAAAGGTCTACAGATTCAAGTACCAGTAGTTGCAATAGCAAGAAATCTGTTAGTTTTGCCCAAAAGCCGGACGCCAAAGCCGAGGGCCAACTTTCGCAGACTAAGGTTGTAGATGAACTCAAAGTGGCAACTCTAACCACTCCACCTAATTCTCCCAATATCTCAGCAATGGTAGCACAAAGACATTATCAG GGTAAAAACTTAGCTGAAATACCCATTTGTGAAGAAGGTGAAGTGAGCCCCGATGAATTTTTGAGTCCAACAAATGAAGGGAGACAAAAATATGATCTCATTGATGTGTCTCAAAAAAGAG CTTTAGTCTCAAATGTAACGGATGCAGTAGAAATGTTGATTCAACATTTTTCGTCCGCCACGGACCAAGCAGAATTAGCCTTCTTGGGAGATTCAAAACAATCGCCAGCTTGTGCGAAGATAGCTCTAAACGCCTTGTGCCCCGCATTATACGCTATATTTAGAGATGGCCtaaaagaaaacattgaaaCATCTTTCGGGGCAGTCAACAATTCTGTTTGGCAAATGGTTGAAGCAACAGCTAGACAGG GTCCCATAACAAAGTCTCTCAACGAATTAGTTTTGAGAATAAACTGCGAAGATGCAGTTACTGAAGGACTAGTTAAATTCAATGCGTTCATTTTAGGCTTattaaa TGCACAGTCAGTAGATGCGTGGGTTTCGTACGTGCGGACCAGAGAGTCGATACTATCAAAGCACTACGATCCCGACTCGCTCATCCTGGCAGGATGCGTGGGCGAATCGCGCTGTAGAGCCCTCTTGGATACTCTGCTGGCCAGTCTTGAACCGCTTAAACTACTTCCCTTTAACCTCGACCTCATGTTTGAAATGCGGGAACTGCACCGGAGCTTCAAGAAAATCGAGAGCGACATGCGTGCTGCCAGTCGG CCCACTTCGATTAACACTCCGCCACTAACACTGAACCAGAAAAACCTGCTGAAGTTGGTGCGTTCAATGCAATCCAGCGCCATTTCGAGCGATGACTGTCAGACTAGTGTCATAATGAGACATAAAGAACCAAAAAACAAGGAACCATCCACCCCCGATCTTTTGAATGATTCAGCTAATGTTAAAACTACAGTTGAAAAAAATAGACCGAGGTCGTGTGTCAATCCGACTACGATAGGCTACGACATTTGTCCAAGCAATAGCAGAATAGATTTAGAGAATAACAGGAGATGGTCAGGAGTTCACCTGGGATCGAAACTAATGCAAGCGTTCGACAGATTAGTCTTTGACGACAGTGACGATTACACTGATAGTCTAGAGAACAATAAACCCTCCACTAAATCAACCGGCAATGAGATGAAG CTGGATACAAGTGGTGAAGAAAATTGGCGGCCAAGCTCAGCCAACAGCAGCGCGAGCGGACAGACGGGAACGGGCAGCAACAACTCCGGTGGAAAGTTCCGTCGCCTGCAACTCAAGTGGGAGATGTTGAGCAATGCCGAGAGTCCCGTCACGCCGTCTG gAGAAACGTCACCAGCGACAGCAAGAGGGTCCAAAATCCCGCGACCGGTATCATCACCGGTCCGACCTCAGGCGCCCGCTATACAGTCACCTGCTAAGAACACGCACAG AGGCATCCCAGTGCCCGTGCGTAAGAGTTCGTCTCCAACCACAGCGACGCCACGAACCACAAACACCGGCCGAACAAATACTGCAAATAAGAAACCACCGCAGCCCGCAAACAG AGTAATACCCGAGAAGTCAACAAGGAAACCCGCGGAAAAGACACGAGTCTCAAATGTTGCTGTTAAAAACACTATCGGTGCTAAGAAATCGCT GGCGTCGCGCGTGGACGGCGCGTGCGCGGGCGGCGCCCCGCGGCCGGCGTCGCTGCCGTACgggcgcgccgcgccgcccgccgcgccgcgccgcgccgcctcCTCGTCCGCCGCGCGCGCGCGCACGCAGCCCGCGCACCCCGCGCACCCCGCGCACCAGCAGAAACACAA ATACGTAAGAACGCTCTGGCATAGATTGCCGTCGGACTCTGGCCACCTTGCGTTCAACGAGGGAGAGCGATTGCGGCTCATCCTCGAGGTGGACGACCAGCACCTGCTATGCTGTCGAGGGGACCAGAAGGGCCTGGTTCCTCGCGACGCGGTCATCTTGGAGGATTTCTGA
- the LOC126772776 gene encoding uncharacterized protein LOC126772776 isoform X3: MNEKDINRMLGPPPRLGLKAASPGVTDEDCNSNTSLAGSQHSTHDDLDAHCDNSGYLWLLDYNPMFRDGSCHHISVLSSVSASYKGISDLTSRFEFTSRYKDIARDLDANLAEADMESFKTEDIHALLMTTELPHDAIIDDIAHDSNPQGEMFASISSSLLEKFQFDSSISVGSSFQGEESVGSINTMSICKSELLFSPVKEGAHGVHFSVDSLDCELPTEQDLILTCQANKDNYTIAFEGSLTIYSEDSECAEPAVNQKHDKLVKGDLNITLDSDERTRRNLELLERCKKLTNKLTTSMAKSDLGLTTWSKLKKQTSQSPLKRHPSGNNNEDSNEPIDTTNEMSNSVIKSQSLPNLYRRKLLSSSINSAALSNSTVDSFSANQRLIGTSTCMKVYDVSQNRSHCSQHSEPMSTSSTENQTSSDKSQTKQQSFNLVKLFMKQKSISNEGIVGMDQLDRSECWPSSSGGESGESMGEQKLGTLKTIPSERPQVELPLEAFEETSSLVYEEIRSSNPYNRVYDEVLIEEEEIEASKLSENESHLYAVVNKPQIRRTNVNINVSNSPSKLRTNRKSCSSQSSATSVSISSCSESDGTQITRMNRVLQRESCDTKATSTHLEPDTSDKCMQTSNLQVSGMSRDREIFNVIEPSFLEKLKEGDCEKPVFVLYPNYTLPDISFLNGRPNIYLNPVKVNLSSKSNESKRNRIQGKGKRPFSCNDVEMLKKKGLGHIKDWDSLNFLLPIECRQLLSEVPELMQHMKETTSKCDKFCNTRSKQKNRPTSCDCNNLTGHPTAVSSSSSTATQPSSGYRGSSTMLTDSSAQNSPAPTGNFNPLFVYRYDSATSSEASCANNEGLRINPTLPKRSLSIADQNRILKQGEFAPPRPPLPKSILRKSADKTRKSSPHTKRYSMFELDEFIQDPVVCATAAVEQKSKRRSLQEPYYLQNQPNFDYRKNNDLAAKRLSQQFLDAADKDADYNEYYQDEGVGTESSLESGKSNEIKFHRPHTPPLPKPRTKKMEYIDFPPPGALISSADLQQLEEFLKQSGINCQNMDEWDQNQVQKVRSQVTKFLQMKRSQEENQRSTDSSTSSCNSKKSVSFAQKPDAKAEGQLSQTKVVDELKVATLTTPPNSPNISAMVAQRHYQGKNLAEIPICEEGEVSPDEFLSPTNEGRQKYDLIDVSQKRALVSNVTDAVEMLIQHFSSATDQAELAFLGDSKQSPACAKIALNALCPALYAIFRDGLKENIETSFGAVNNSVWQMVEATARQGPITKSLNELVLRINCEDAVTEGLVKFNAFILGLLNAQSVDAWVSYVRTRESILSKHYDPDSLILAGCVGESRCRALLDTLLASLEPLKLLPFNLDLMFEMRELHRSFKKIESDMRAASRPTSINTPPLTLNQKNLLKLVRSMQSSAISSDDCQTSVIMRHKEPKNKEPSTPDLLNDSANVKTTVEKNRPRSCVNPTTIGYDICPSNSRIDLENNRRWSGVHLGSKLMQAFDRLVFDDSDDYTDSLENNKPSTKSTGNEMKLDTSGEENWRPSSANSSASGQTGTGSNNSGGKFRRLQLKWEMLSNAESPVTPSGETSPATARGSKIPRPVSSPVRPQAPAIQSPAKNTHRGIPVPVRKSSSPTTATPRTTNTGRTNTANKKPPQPANRVIPEKSTRKPAEKTRVSNVAVKNTIGAKKSLASRVDGACAGGAPRPASLPYGRAAPPAAPRRAASSSAARARTQPAHPAHPAHQQKHKYVRTLWHRLPSDSGHLAFNEGERLRLILEVDDQHLLCCRGDQKGLVPRDAVILEDF, encoded by the exons GGCCACCGCCACGGCTGGGGCTGAAGGCGGCCAGCCCCGGCGTCACAGACGAGGACTGCAACAGCAACACCAGTCTCGCAGGAAGTCAGCACTCGACGCACGATGATCTCGATGCGCATTGCGATAACTCTGGATATCTATGGCTCCTCGATTATAA TCCGATGTTTCGAGACGGCTCGTGCCACCATATCTCAGTACTGTCCTCCGTATCCGCTTCCTATAAGGGCATAAGCGATCTAACATCCCGCTTCGAGTTTACATCCCGCTACAAAGACATCGCGCGGGACCTCGACGCGAACCTCGCTGAAGCCGACATGGAGAGCTTCAAAACAGAAGACATCCACGCTCTTCTTATGACAACCGAATTACCCCATGACGCGATCATAGACGATATAGCACACGAC AGTAATCCTCAAGGCGAGATGTTTGCGAGTATTTCGAGTTCACTGTTGGAAAAATTTCAGTTCGACAGTTCTATCAGTGTCGGCAGTAGTTTCCAG GGTGAAGAATCCGTCGGTTCTATCAATACAATGTCGATATGTAAATCGGAGCTATTATTCTCTCCGGTAAAAGAAGGTGCGCATGGTGTTCACTTCAGTGTGGATAGCCTCGACTGTGAACTGCCAACTGAGCAGGACCTCATTCTCACGTGTCAGGCTAACAAGGATAACTATACCATAGCCTTTGAGGGCAGTCTCACCATTTACTCTGAGGACAGTGAGTGTGCTGAACCCGCCGTCAATCAAAAACatg ACAAACTGGTTAAAGGAgacttaaatataacattagatAGTGATGAACGAACGCGCAGGAATTTAGAATTATTAGAAAgatgtaaaaaattaacaaataagcTAACAACGTCTATGGCTAAAAGTGATTTAGGTTTAACTACTTGGAGTAAACTTAAGAAGCAAACCAGTCAATCGCCTTTAAAGAG ACATCCATCCGGTAATAATAATGAAGATTCAAATGAACCGATTGACACCACAAACGAAATGAGCAATTCCGTTATTAAAAGTCAAAGCTTACCAAATTTATATAGAAGAAAATTATTAAGCAGTTCCATAAACTCTGCAGCATTAAGCAATTCAACG gtCGACTCTTTTTCAGCCAATCAAAGGCTAATTGGAACGTCAACTTGTATGAAAGTATACGATGTCTCACAAAATCGGTCACATTGCAGCCAACATTCAGAACCAATGAGCACATCTTCAACTGAAAATCAAACGTCTTCCGACAAAAGTCAAACAAAACAGCAGTCTTTTAACTTGGTGAAATtgtttatgaaacaaaaaagcATTAGcaatgaaggtattgtagggaTGGATCAACTTGACAGATCAGAATGTTGGCCATCTAGTTCAGGCGGGGAGAGTGGTGAATCAATGGGCGAACAGAAACTTGGAACATTAAAAACTATTCCTTCTGAAAGACCTCAAGTTGAACTACCACTTGAAGCATTCGAAGAAACGTCTTCGTTGGTCTATGAAGAAATTAGGTCGTCAAATCCTTATAATAGAGTATATGATGAAGTATTAATTGAAGAGGAAGAGATAGAAGCATCTAAATTAAGTGAAAACGAATCTCATCTTTATGCCGTAGTGAATAAGCCGCAAATAAGAAGAACTAATGTTAACATTAACGTTTCAAACAGCCCCTCGAAACTAAGAACTAATAGAAAGTCATGTTCCTCTCAATCTTCAGCCACTAGTGTAAGTATCTCTAGTTGTTCTGAATCAGATGGAACACAAATCACAAGAATGAATCGTGTACTACAACGAGAATCCTGTGATACTAAAGCTACCTCAACCCATCTTGAACCCGATACATCAGACAAATGCATGCAAACATCAAATTTGCAGGTTTCAGGCATGTCACGCGATcgtgaaatatttaatgttatagaaCCTTCGTTtcttgaaaaattaaaagaaggAGATTGTGAAAAACCAGTCTTTGTTCTATATCCCAATTACACACTACCGGATATAAGCTTTTTGAATGGTAGaccaaatatttatctaaacccagtaaaagtaaatttatcttCTAAATCAAATGAGAGTAAAAGAAACAGAATACAAGGAAAAGGTAAACGCCCGTTTTCATGTAATGATGTTGAGATGCTAAAGAAAAAAGGTCTCGGGCATATAAAAGATTGGGACTCATTAAACTTTTTACTACCGATAGAATGTAGGCAACTGTTGTCTGAAGTGCCTGAACTAATGCAACATATGAAAGAGACAACGTCTAAATGTGATAAATTTTGCAATACACGTTCGAAACAGAAGAATCGGCCAACGAGTTGTGATTGCAATAATTTAACCGGACATCCTACTGCAGTCTCATCTAGTTCGAGTACTGCTACTCAGCCGTCATCAGGATATAGAGGATCATCAACGATGTTAACAGATTCTTCAGCCCAAAATAGTCCCGCTCCAACAGGAAACTTTAACCCATTATTTGTGTATCGTTATGACAGCGCCACGAGTTCTGAAGCTAGCTGCGCCAACAATGAAGGCTTGCGCATAAATCCTACTTTACCAAAACGTTCTTTATCTATAGCGGATCAAAACAGAATATTAAAACAAGGAGAATTTGCTCCTCCGAGACCACCTTTGCCAAAAAGTATATTACGCAAATCTGCTGACAAAACTCGAAAATCTAGTCCGCATACAAAACGATACAGTATGTTCGAATTAGATGAGTTCATACAAGATCCAGTTGTTTGTGCTACAGCTGCGGTAGAACAAAAGAGTAAGAGAAGATCCCTACAAGAACCTTATTATCTACAAAATCAACCGAATTTcgattatagaaaaaataatgatttggCTGCTAAAAGGCTGTCTCAACAATTTCTTGATGCGGCTGATAAAGATGCagattataatgaatattatcaaGACGAGGGAGTTGGAACAGAGAGTAGTCTTGAATCAGGAAAATCTAACGAAATTAAATTCCACCGACCGCACACGCCCCCACTGCCAAAACCAAGGACAAAGAAAATGGAATATATTGATTTTCCACCACCCGGCGCACTCATAAGCAGCGCTGATTTACAACAATTAGAAGAGTTTCTTAAGCAAAGTGGCATTAACTGCCAAAACATGGATGAATGGGATCAAAATCAAGTTCAAAAGGTAAGAAGTCAGGTTACGAAGTTTCTTCAAATGAAACGTTCCCAGGAAGAGAACCAAAGGTCTACAGATTCAAGTACCAGTAGTTGCAATAGCAAGAAATCTGTTAGTTTTGCCCAAAAGCCGGACGCCAAAGCCGAGGGCCAACTTTCGCAGACTAAGGTTGTAGATGAACTCAAAGTGGCAACTCTAACCACTCCACCTAATTCTCCCAATATCTCAGCAATGGTAGCACAAAGACATTATCAG GGTAAAAACTTAGCTGAAATACCCATTTGTGAAGAAGGTGAAGTGAGCCCCGATGAATTTTTGAGTCCAACAAATGAAGGGAGACAAAAATATGATCTCATTGATGTGTCTCAAAAAAGAG CTTTAGTCTCAAATGTAACGGATGCAGTAGAAATGTTGATTCAACATTTTTCGTCCGCCACGGACCAAGCAGAATTAGCCTTCTTGGGAGATTCAAAACAATCGCCAGCTTGTGCGAAGATAGCTCTAAACGCCTTGTGCCCCGCATTATACGCTATATTTAGAGATGGCCtaaaagaaaacattgaaaCATCTTTCGGGGCAGTCAACAATTCTGTTTGGCAAATGGTTGAAGCAACAGCTAGACAGG GTCCCATAACAAAGTCTCTCAACGAATTAGTTTTGAGAATAAACTGCGAAGATGCAGTTACTGAAGGACTAGTTAAATTCAATGCGTTCATTTTAGGCTTattaaa TGCACAGTCAGTAGATGCGTGGGTTTCGTACGTGCGGACCAGAGAGTCGATACTATCAAAGCACTACGATCCCGACTCGCTCATCCTGGCAGGATGCGTGGGCGAATCGCGCTGTAGAGCCCTCTTGGATACTCTGCTGGCCAGTCTTGAACCGCTTAAACTACTTCCCTTTAACCTCGACCTCATGTTTGAAATGCGGGAACTGCACCGGAGCTTCAAGAAAATCGAGAGCGACATGCGTGCTGCCAGTCGG CCCACTTCGATTAACACTCCGCCACTAACACTGAACCAGAAAAACCTGCTGAAGTTGGTGCGTTCAATGCAATCCAGCGCCATTTCGAGCGATGACTGTCAGACTAGTGTCATAATGAGACATAAAGAACCAAAAAACAAGGAACCATCCACCCCCGATCTTTTGAATGATTCAGCTAATGTTAAAACTACAGTTGAAAAAAATAGACCGAGGTCGTGTGTCAATCCGACTACGATAGGCTACGACATTTGTCCAAGCAATAGCAGAATAGATTTAGAGAATAACAGGAGATGGTCAGGAGTTCACCTGGGATCGAAACTAATGCAAGCGTTCGACAGATTAGTCTTTGACGACAGTGACGATTACACTGATAGTCTAGAGAACAATAAACCCTCCACTAAATCAACCGGCAATGAGATGAAG CTGGATACAAGTGGTGAAGAAAATTGGCGGCCAAGCTCAGCCAACAGCAGCGCGAGCGGACAGACGGGAACGGGCAGCAACAACTCCGGTGGAAAGTTCCGTCGCCTGCAACTCAAGTGGGAGATGTTGAGCAATGCCGAGAGTCCCGTCACGCCGTCTG gAGAAACGTCACCAGCGACAGCAAGAGGGTCCAAAATCCCGCGACCGGTATCATCACCGGTCCGACCTCAGGCGCCCGCTATACAGTCACCTGCTAAGAACACGCACAG AGGCATCCCAGTGCCCGTGCGTAAGAGTTCGTCTCCAACCACAGCGACGCCACGAACCACAAACACCGGCCGAACAAATACTGCAAATAAGAAACCACCGCAGCCCGCAAACAG AGTAATACCCGAGAAGTCAACAAGGAAACCCGCGGAAAAGACACGAGTCTCAAATGTTGCTGTTAAAAACACTATCGGTGCTAAGAAATCGCT GGCGTCGCGCGTGGACGGCGCGTGCGCGGGCGGCGCCCCGCGGCCGGCGTCGCTGCCGTACgggcgcgccgcgccgcccgccgcgccgcgccgcgccgcctcCTCGTCCGCCGCGCGCGCGCGCACGCAGCCCGCGCACCCCGCGCACCCCGCGCACCAGCAGAAACACAA ATACGTAAGAACGCTCTGGCATAGATTGCCGTCGGACTCTGGCCACCTTGCGTTCAACGAGGGAGAGCGATTGCGGCTCATCCTCGAGGTGGACGACCAGCACCTGCTATGCTGTCGAGGGGACCAGAAGGGCCTGGTTCCTCGCGACGCGGTCATCTTGGAGGATTTCTGA